A stretch of Borrelia turcica IST7 DNA encodes these proteins:
- the tgt gene encoding tRNA guanosine(34) transglycosylase Tgt, whose protein sequence is MFNIIKNDNSSNARLGVLELPHGRVNTPCFMPVGTLGAMKALKHDVLEKLGCNLMLANTYHLYLRPGIETIKKYGSLHKFTTWNKNFLTDSGGFQVFSLSKLRKIETEGVHFQSHIDGSRHYFTPESVFRMQETFESDIIMALDICSSYGIDYNEANLYTNITTLWARRICSAYENRKEGYDGLLFLITQGNFFKDLRKRSTEGILELNSPGIAIGGISVGEPRDKYLEILEYNSSLIPKDKPRYVMGIGTPHYILDAIYYGIDIFDCVNPARIARHGSLLTDNGILRIKRSEFSNDATPVEKNCICTLCTRYSRGYLRHLIKSEETLGIMLASEHNIHYMFRLIEKARDAIMNDDFTNFRKLYLKKYDEGNFHE, encoded by the coding sequence ATGTTTAATATTATTAAAAATGATAATAGTTCTAATGCACGGCTTGGAGTGCTTGAACTTCCTCATGGGAGGGTAAATACCCCGTGTTTTATGCCTGTTGGAACTTTGGGTGCAATGAAAGCTTTAAAGCATGATGTGCTTGAGAAATTGGGATGTAATTTAATGCTTGCAAACACTTATCATCTTTATTTAAGACCCGGAATTGAGACAATCAAAAAATATGGAAGTTTACATAAGTTTACAACTTGGAATAAGAATTTTTTAACAGATTCTGGCGGATTTCAAGTTTTTTCTTTATCTAAGCTTCGAAAAATTGAGACTGAGGGAGTTCATTTTCAATCTCATATTGATGGCTCTAGGCATTATTTTACACCTGAGAGCGTATTTAGAATGCAAGAAACTTTTGAAAGTGATATTATTATGGCGCTTGATATTTGTAGTTCTTATGGCATTGATTACAATGAGGCAAATTTATATACAAATATTACTACCTTATGGGCGCGTCGTATATGTAGTGCTTATGAGAATAGAAAAGAAGGATATGATGGTCTTTTATTCTTAATAACACAGGGTAATTTTTTTAAAGATTTAAGAAAAAGGAGTACAGAAGGAATTTTAGAATTAAATAGTCCGGGTATTGCAATAGGTGGAATTTCTGTTGGAGAACCGAGGGATAAATATTTAGAAATTCTTGAATATAATTCTTCTTTAATACCTAAAGATAAGCCAAGGTATGTAATGGGAATTGGTACACCTCACTATATATTGGATGCAATATATTATGGTATTGATATTTTTGATTGTGTGAATCCTGCTAGAATTGCTAGACATGGATCACTTTTAACTGATAATGGAATATTGCGTATTAAGAGATCTGAATTTAGTAACGATGCCACTCCTGTTGAGAAAAATTGTATCTGTACTTTATGTACAAGATATTCAAGAGGATATTTAAGGCATTTAATAAAATCGGAAGAAACTCTGGGAATAATGTTGGCCAGTGAACATAATATACATTATATGTTTAGGCTTATTGAAAAGGCTAGAGATGCAATTATGAATGATGATTTTACAAATTTTAGGAAACTTTATTTAAAAAAATATGATGAAGGTAATTTTCATGAATAA
- the murJ gene encoding murein biosynthesis integral membrane protein MurJ: MNKDIASTIVVMISVFLSRIMGFVKIKVFSYYFGANIEADIFNYVFNIPNNLRKIISEGAMTSAFMPEFTHERNKSNKHAISFFRSVATFNIISISFIIFIMIIFSRQIIYFVSSYRNGDLELSSYMFNYLILYILLISLASIFASVLNSYKVFFIPSISPVMFSLSIILSIFLFYEQYGIYSAVIGVLVGGIFQFLVQLINCIFIGFTYVPVFSFNDSAFLRFLKRWSHMILSALLSIATQQISFALASTLEVGSVSVLSNAIVYYQLPVGIFYVSISTVIFPKMTEYASLGNRKKLNDILNQGIEILILLLVPISFLMYIWAGPILNLLLTGGKFSMYDTQRTVSVLQYFLVGLTFSSIFGFFQKYYFSIRDSKTPLYFNLLFSVIDIAISVFGISLFKVDILPIAQSISFILCVLVFYFVGVKSGMKLEIARSSVAFVKACLSLIPLYLVYMAFKNFKWDMGFSFHNFYLLSLAGTISIVILVVCYYLLGINKFFKFVNREIV; this comes from the coding sequence ATGAATAAAGATATTGCCTCAACAATTGTTGTTATGATTTCGGTTTTTTTATCAAGAATAATGGGTTTTGTTAAAATAAAAGTATTTTCTTACTACTTTGGAGCAAATATTGAAGCAGATATTTTTAATTATGTTTTCAATATTCCAAATAATTTGAGAAAGATTATTTCAGAAGGTGCAATGACTTCGGCTTTTATGCCCGAATTTACTCATGAGAGAAATAAGTCTAATAAACATGCTATTTCTTTTTTTAGGAGTGTTGCTACTTTTAATATCATAAGCATTAGTTTTATTATTTTCATTATGATTATTTTTTCGAGGCAGATTATATATTTTGTGTCTTCCTATAGGAATGGTGATTTAGAGCTATCTAGTTATATGTTTAATTACTTAATACTCTATATATTGCTTATAAGTTTGGCGTCAATATTTGCGTCAGTTCTAAATTCATATAAAGTGTTCTTTATTCCATCCATCTCGCCTGTTATGTTTTCCCTTAGTATTATATTGAGTATATTTTTGTTTTATGAACAATATGGAATATATAGTGCTGTTATTGGAGTGCTTGTTGGTGGTATCTTTCAATTTTTAGTGCAATTAATAAATTGTATTTTTATTGGATTTACATATGTACCAGTGTTTAGCTTTAATGATTCTGCATTTTTAAGATTTTTAAAGAGATGGTCGCATATGATTTTATCGGCCTTACTTTCTATAGCTACTCAGCAAATTTCATTTGCATTAGCATCAACACTAGAGGTAGGGAGTGTTTCTGTTTTGAGTAATGCAATTGTTTATTATCAACTTCCTGTTGGTATTTTTTATGTTTCTATTTCTACAGTTATTTTCCCTAAAATGACAGAATATGCTTCTTTGGGAAATAGAAAGAAGTTAAATGATATTTTAAATCAGGGAATAGAGATTTTGATTTTGCTTTTAGTTCCAATATCATTTTTGATGTATATATGGGCTGGTCCTATTTTAAATTTGTTGCTTACAGGAGGTAAATTTTCCATGTATGACACACAGAGGACAGTTAGTGTATTGCAATATTTTTTAGTTGGATTAACATTTTCTTCCATTTTTGGATTTTTTCAGAAATATTATTTTTCTATTCGTGATTCAAAAACACCTCTTTATTTTAATCTTCTTTTTTCTGTTATTGATATCGCTATATCAGTTTTTGGTATTAGTCTTTTTAAGGTAGACATTTTGCCTATTGCACAATCAATTTCTTTTATCCTTTGTGTGCTTGTTTTTTATTTTGTTGGGGTAAAGAGTGGCATGAAGCTTGAAATTGCTAGGTCTTCTGTAGCTTTTGTGAAGGCGTGTTTATCTCTTATTCCTTTGTATTTAGTTTATATGGCTTTTAAAAATTTTAAGTGGGATATGGGATTTAGTTTTCATAATTTTTATCTACTAAGTTTAGCAGGCACTATTAGTATTGTTATTTTAGTGGTGTGTTATTATTTGCTTGGGATTAATAAGTTTTTTAAATTTGTTAATAGGGAGATTGTATGA
- a CDS encoding HEAT repeat domain-containing protein: protein MKYLVFMLLFFIVFDIFAVKAPVLPTEPLAPNPPDFDAIDTENNFDNNSTRVSNTKDINLDVNQVSNAISYGLDTQVIEIVKSLKRSGDSEYNSLLEKRLQKTFNIELKAAILDLFLSLKYRGGVDAANYILDNYESKRYPNNLINGAILYLKELGNKDDLKKVLIDILENKEGNIVATAAYYLGEISAIEYAKNMMDIYDKYSGNDGARAAILIALGKSNAFEYENKIYEISMDTYENATIKASAIKALSYLVPEKITENAELYLQNNNNNSNIKIAIIEALSRDISLKSKEVLQDFLRDSDETLRVRAVNAIKGHGDISAREALVYKIKSDPSFKVREASGKALVDMGSGYEEIRSIILDPTIENNFKLTMFNYLLDKNVGSAFLVALELLKKENINKPSKILTDVAVLLAAKKGNFDDFYSKIINSKNVDLRNLAIKGAVYNRSSALASRLKEIKRTTTSEYLKKLLKNY, encoded by the coding sequence ATGAAGTATTTAGTATTTATGCTTTTGTTTTTCATTGTGTTTGATATTTTTGCTGTTAAAGCTCCAGTGTTGCCAACAGAGCCTTTAGCTCCTAATCCGCCTGATTTTGATGCTATAGATACAGAAAATAATTTTGATAATAATTCTACTAGAGTTTCTAATACTAAAGATATTAACTTAGATGTTAATCAAGTAAGTAATGCTATTTCTTATGGGCTTGATACTCAAGTGATTGAAATTGTCAAGAGTCTTAAGAGGTCTGGAGATAGTGAATATAATTCTTTACTTGAGAAGAGATTGCAGAAGACTTTTAATATTGAACTTAAGGCAGCAATACTTGATTTGTTTTTATCTCTTAAATACAGAGGTGGCGTTGATGCTGCTAATTATATTCTTGATAATTATGAGAGTAAGAGATATCCTAATAATTTAATTAATGGAGCAATTTTATATCTTAAAGAACTTGGGAACAAGGATGATTTAAAGAAAGTTCTTATTGATATTCTTGAGAATAAAGAAGGGAATATTGTGGCTACAGCTGCTTATTATCTTGGTGAGATTTCTGCTATTGAATATGCAAAGAATATGATGGATATTTATGATAAATATTCTGGTAATGATGGAGCTAGAGCTGCAATACTTATTGCTCTTGGCAAATCTAATGCTTTTGAATATGAGAATAAGATTTATGAGATTTCTATGGATACTTATGAAAATGCAACAATTAAAGCTTCTGCAATAAAAGCATTATCATATCTTGTACCTGAAAAAATAACAGAGAATGCCGAGTTGTATCTTCAAAATAATAATAATAATTCTAATATTAAGATTGCCATTATTGAGGCACTTTCAAGAGATATATCTTTGAAATCAAAAGAAGTTTTACAAGATTTTTTGAGAGATTCTGATGAAACACTTAGAGTTAGAGCCGTTAATGCTATTAAGGGACATGGTGATATTTCTGCAAGAGAGGCTTTAGTCTATAAGATTAAGAGTGATCCTTCTTTTAAGGTTAGAGAAGCGTCTGGTAAGGCTTTAGTGGATATGGGGTCTGGTTATGAAGAGATAAGAAGTATAATACTAGATCCTACTATTGAAAATAATTTTAAACTTACTATGTTTAATTACCTTTTAGATAAAAATGTAGGATCTGCATTCTTGGTTGCATTAGAACTTTTGAAAAAGGAAAACATTAATAAACCTTCAAAGATTTTAACAGATGTTGCTGTGCTTCTTGCAGCTAAAAAGGGTAATTTTGATGATTTTTATTCTAAGATTATTAATAGCAAAAATGTTGATTTAAGGAATCTTGCAATTAAGGGAGCTGTTTATAATAGGTCTTCTGCACTCGCAAGTAGGCTTAAAGAGATAAAGAGGACAACAACTTCAGAGTATTTAAAAAAGCTCTTAAAAAATTATTAA
- the coaBC gene encoding bifunctional phosphopantothenoylcysteine decarboxylase/phosphopantothenate--cysteine ligase CoaBC, with product MNKNKNILIGVCGGIAAYKSAYIISSLVKMGHDVKVIMTENATKFITPLTLETVSKNSVVCNLWNTTHDEVEHINLARWADLILIIPATYNIISKIAAGIADDALSTIISASTAPTYFAVAMNNIMYENPILKENIQKLKKYNYKFIEPDEGYLACSLNAIGRLKNENDILKIILNELEANLPLKHKKILITASRTEEALDPIRYFSNKSTGQMGFKLGIEAKNLGADVTIITGPSNERTPDGINVMRVKAATEMYEQATKIYKDFNVIIGAAAVADFRPEKIYENKIKKNELENFNIKLIKNPDIIKYIGKNKVKNQIIIGFCAQESETLVDKAKEKLKTKNLDYIIANDLKYFGSNLNKIYIIDSKNNIQNLPEMSKKEIAVEILKILY from the coding sequence ATGAATAAAAATAAAAACATACTAATAGGAGTATGTGGTGGCATTGCAGCCTATAAATCAGCTTATATCATCTCAAGTCTAGTAAAGATGGGACATGATGTTAAAGTCATAATGACAGAAAATGCAACTAAATTCATTACTCCACTAACACTAGAAACTGTTTCGAAAAACAGCGTAGTTTGTAACTTATGGAATACAACTCATGATGAAGTAGAACATATCAATCTAGCAAGATGGGCAGATTTAATATTAATTATACCCGCTACTTACAATATTATTTCCAAAATTGCAGCAGGTATTGCCGATGATGCTTTAAGCACAATAATATCTGCAAGTACCGCTCCCACTTATTTTGCAGTAGCAATGAATAACATAATGTATGAAAACCCCATTTTAAAAGAAAATATTCAAAAATTAAAAAAATATAATTATAAATTCATTGAACCTGATGAAGGATATCTAGCTTGCTCTTTAAATGCCATTGGACGGCTTAAGAATGAAAATGACATTTTAAAAATAATATTAAACGAACTAGAAGCAAATTTACCATTAAAGCACAAAAAAATATTAATAACCGCTTCTAGAACCGAAGAAGCATTAGATCCAATTCGTTACTTTTCAAATAAATCAACAGGACAAATGGGATTTAAGCTGGGAATTGAAGCAAAAAATCTCGGTGCTGATGTAACAATAATTACAGGGCCTAGCAATGAAAGAACACCTGATGGAATAAATGTTATGAGAGTAAAGGCAGCAACAGAAATGTATGAACAAGCAACAAAAATATATAAAGATTTTAATGTAATTATTGGAGCTGCTGCTGTTGCCGATTTTAGACCTGAAAAAATTTATGAAAACAAAATTAAAAAAAACGAATTAGAAAACTTTAATATTAAGCTCATAAAAAATCCAGATATCATAAAATATATAGGCAAAAATAAAGTTAAAAACCAAATTATTATTGGCTTTTGTGCTCAAGAATCTGAAACTCTAGTAGATAAAGCTAAAGAAAAACTTAAAACAAAAAATTTAGACTATATTATTGCAAATGACTTAAAATATTTCGGCTCAAACTTAAACAAAATTTATATAATAGACAGCAAAAATAACATTCAAAACCTTCCTGAAATGTCAAAAAAAGAAATAGCAGTAGAGATTTTAAAAATCTTATATTAA
- a CDS encoding DUF997 family protein has product MRNKVFFSNLIYLFLFLWWILSSYFSAFSIMVFNIPLWFFLSCILFPILSLLFVCIFVYFFKG; this is encoded by the coding sequence GTGAGAAATAAAGTATTTTTTTCAAATTTAATATATTTATTTCTATTTCTTTGGTGGATTTTGTCATCTTATTTTTCTGCCTTTTCTATTATGGTATTTAATATCCCTCTTTGGTTTTTTTTATCATGTATCTTATTTCCTATTTTAAGTTTGTTATTTGTTTGTATTTTTGTGTATTTTTTTAAAGGATGA
- the panF gene encoding sodium/pantothenate symporter, with the protein MTKGFFLLFIFLILYCVFGIYSKRKKEGILFLRNYFLANQGINFFVMALVIASSYISASSFISGPSAVYKYGMSFIFLAVIQIPTSIIAFIIVGERLNAEAKKINAINIIDYIKYRYVSNSLALVSSFVIIFFSLFLISAQLMGGAKLLEVFLKVDYLDSLIFFSSFVFLYICLGGFKMVAYMDLVQGMLMIVASVILFLRLVDLGGGIDNIFKEANLNLDSNLLLPSNSDLKIEYIISFWILIGVGTLGLPQFVNNFIAFKDKRDIRLSLPIATFVIGFLVVIMHLIGFFSLVIFPNFEPNDKVVVSIALKVLSPGVFLLFFIGILSAIMSTIDSGFLLVTSIWVKAILALNKNIGHKVGVNVITIISNVCFILIIVLFSLNPPDFLLFVNIFAIGALEVAFFSIIIFGLYFKFVSKVSAFVSQFLGLLSYLIIIFYEIDIYSCHPVVPSLFISVFSFLIVNGAFRQYSKI; encoded by the coding sequence ATGACTAAAGGTTTTTTTTTACTTTTTATCTTTTTAATTCTGTATTGTGTTTTTGGTATTTATTCTAAAAGAAAAAAAGAAGGAATTTTATTCCTACGTAATTATTTTCTTGCCAATCAAGGTATAAATTTTTTTGTAATGGCACTAGTTATTGCATCTAGCTATATTAGTGCTAGTAGTTTTATTTCAGGGCCTTCAGCTGTTTATAAGTATGGAATGTCTTTTATCTTTTTAGCAGTTATTCAAATTCCTACAAGTATAATTGCATTTATTATTGTTGGAGAGAGATTGAATGCAGAAGCTAAGAAAATTAATGCAATAAATATTATTGACTATATTAAGTATAGGTATGTTAGTAACTCTTTAGCACTTGTTAGTAGTTTTGTAATAATTTTCTTCTCTTTATTCTTAATCTCAGCTCAACTTATGGGAGGAGCTAAGCTTTTAGAGGTTTTTTTAAAAGTTGATTATCTTGATTCTCTTATTTTTTTCTCTTCATTTGTTTTTTTATATATTTGTCTAGGAGGATTTAAGATGGTAGCGTATATGGACTTAGTTCAAGGAATGTTAATGATTGTAGCATCCGTGATTTTATTTTTAAGATTAGTTGATTTGGGAGGTGGGATTGATAATATCTTTAAGGAGGCAAACTTGAATCTTGATAGTAATTTACTCTTACCATCAAATTCAGATTTAAAAATTGAATATATAATTTCTTTTTGGATATTGATAGGAGTTGGAACATTAGGGCTTCCACAATTTGTTAACAATTTTATAGCATTCAAAGATAAGAGAGATATTAGATTGTCTCTTCCCATTGCTACTTTTGTAATAGGATTTTTAGTTGTTATTATGCATTTAATAGGATTTTTCTCTCTTGTTATTTTTCCTAATTTTGAACCAAATGATAAAGTGGTTGTAAGCATAGCCTTAAAAGTATTAAGCCCTGGAGTCTTTCTTTTGTTTTTTATAGGGATTTTATCGGCAATAATGTCTACAATAGATTCAGGATTTCTTTTAGTGACATCAATTTGGGTAAAGGCAATATTGGCGTTAAACAAAAATATTGGGCATAAGGTTGGGGTTAATGTAATTACTATTATTTCTAATGTTTGTTTTATCTTAATAATAGTGTTATTTTCTTTAAATCCACCTGATTTTTTGCTTTTTGTAAATATTTTTGCAATTGGAGCTTTGGAAGTTGCATTTTTTTCTATTATTATTTTTGGACTCTATTTTAAATTTGTAAGCAAAGTCTCAGCTTTTGTTTCTCAGTTTTTAGGACTTTTAAGTTATTTAATCATAATTTTTTACGAAATTGATATTTATTCTTGTCATCCTGTTGTTCCTTCACTTTTTATCTCTGTATTTTCATTTTTGATAGTTAATGGTGCTTTTAGACAATATAGTAAAATTTAA
- a CDS encoding pseudouridine synthase family protein: MASLNVGKYNIINVLKNDDGKRLDSVLIKFLKFPKSKIMKHIRNGDILLNKGKVLFSHRVVHGDEIYIYKPLMQISMNLGMNEIEEDAITRGVRERIVYEDEDLLVINKQRGILVHGDNSLDTLVNFYLLNENLKSLSFKPSAVHRLDRNTSGLVIFAKNIDSARILSRAFSSGVVTKKYIALLDGEIRTSVTYRNFLYRDKIARKTLVLENSDKVNAITHVKPILISKFSTLAEISIETGFTHQIRAQCAFNRHALVNDKKYHSKYRKANYFLHSFLVKFRESLFFKNEFFVEPSSDFLQQINNIFGVYEFKEFI, from the coding sequence ATGGCATCTTTAAATGTAGGGAAGTATAACATCATTAATGTTCTTAAAAATGATGATGGAAAGAGATTAGATTCAGTATTAATAAAGTTTTTAAAATTTCCTAAATCTAAGATAATGAAACATATTAGAAATGGAGATATTCTTTTAAATAAAGGAAAGGTTCTTTTTTCTCATAGAGTTGTTCATGGTGATGAAATTTATATATATAAACCTTTGATGCAAATAAGTATGAATTTAGGAATGAATGAAATCGAAGAAGATGCGATAACAAGAGGGGTGAGGGAAAGGATAGTATATGAGGATGAGGATTTACTTGTAATTAATAAGCAGAGAGGAATTTTGGTCCATGGGGATAATTCACTTGATACTTTGGTTAATTTTTATCTTTTAAATGAAAATCTTAAATCTCTTAGTTTTAAACCCTCAGCTGTGCATAGGCTTGATAGAAATACTTCAGGACTTGTTATTTTTGCGAAAAATATAGATTCTGCAAGGATTTTAAGCAGGGCGTTTAGTAGTGGTGTTGTTACTAAAAAGTATATAGCTTTACTAGACGGCGAGATTAGAACATCTGTGACTTATAGAAATTTTTTGTATAGAGATAAAATTGCAAGGAAAACTTTGGTACTTGAGAATTCGGATAAAGTTAATGCTATAACTCATGTTAAGCCAATTTTAATTTCTAAATTTTCTACTCTTGCTGAAATTTCAATAGAAACTGGGTTTACACATCAGATAAGGGCACAGTGCGCTTTTAATAGGCATGCTTTAGTTAATGATAAGAAATATCATTCTAAGTATAGAAAAGCTAATTACTTTTTACATTCTTTTTTGGTAAAATTTAGAGAGTCATTATTTTTTAAAAATGAATTTTTTGTTGAACCTAGTTCAGATTTTTTACAACAGATAAATAATATTTTTGGTGTATATGAGTTTAAAGAGTTTATTTAA
- the murC gene encoding UDP-N-acetylmuramate--L-alanine ligase, with protein sequence MKLDLDNLSRFFLVGIKGSGLCSLACFLKSKGCLVEGVDIPFKFYTDELLDNNNITYYENIYEFSLKKHDKLYDILIYSPAYDKDQLGVLQEACELQIPVLSYPEFLGEISKKYYSIGVAGSHGKTTTATFLGILFNELGLNPNVILGASVKDFGDKSSLVGKSNIFIAETCEYRNHFLHFYPDIIVLTNIDYEHVDFFANYEAVETVFLRYINNLKHNGILIINSDEVNLVKLKDKITRKDIRIFSFGINSLSDFRVENVEIIDNLLRFDFLGISDIRLRTPLSHNVLNFASALLALKLTLEETGKLISSFGDKIKRIAREYKGIKRRIEFIREKNGVIYLDDYAHHPKEIENTLLGIKSFYKGRRIILDFMPHTFTRTKILFSDFVKALSGVDVLILHNIYLSAREDFDPDELSRKLFLDLQDLNSNVYFFKEVVDSVEFIKGLLKKDDLFITMGAGNNFILHDFL encoded by the coding sequence ATGAAGCTTGATTTGGATAATTTAAGTAGATTTTTTTTAGTGGGAATTAAAGGATCTGGGCTTTGTTCTCTTGCTTGCTTTTTAAAGTCTAAAGGGTGTCTAGTGGAAGGAGTTGATATTCCTTTTAAATTTTATACGGATGAGCTACTTGATAATAATAATATAACTTATTATGAAAATATTTATGAGTTTTCATTAAAGAAACATGATAAATTGTATGACATATTAATATATTCACCAGCCTACGATAAGGATCAATTGGGTGTTTTACAGGAGGCTTGTGAGCTTCAAATTCCTGTTTTATCTTATCCTGAGTTTCTTGGCGAGATATCAAAAAAGTATTATAGTATTGGAGTTGCAGGATCTCATGGAAAGACCACTACAGCGACATTCTTAGGCATATTGTTTAATGAATTAGGTCTTAATCCTAATGTAATACTTGGTGCAAGCGTTAAAGATTTTGGAGATAAATCTAGTCTTGTTGGTAAGAGTAATATATTTATTGCAGAGACTTGTGAATATAGAAATCATTTTTTACATTTTTATCCGGATATTATTGTTTTAACTAATATTGATTACGAGCATGTTGATTTTTTTGCAAATTATGAAGCAGTTGAAACTGTTTTCTTAAGGTATATTAATAATTTAAAGCATAATGGAATATTAATTATAAATTCTGATGAGGTTAATTTGGTTAAACTTAAAGATAAGATTACAAGAAAAGATATTAGAATTTTTAGTTTTGGTATTAATTCTTTATCTGATTTTAGGGTTGAAAATGTTGAGATAATAGATAATCTTTTAAGATTTGATTTTTTAGGAATTTCTGATATTAGGTTAAGAACTCCCTTGTCTCATAATGTTTTAAATTTTGCATCTGCCCTTTTGGCTTTAAAGTTAACTTTAGAGGAAACGGGTAAATTAATTTCTAGCTTTGGCGATAAAATAAAGAGAATAGCTAGGGAATATAAGGGAATAAAAAGAAGGATAGAATTTATTAGAGAAAAAAATGGAGTGATATATCTTGATGATTATGCACATCATCCAAAGGAGATTGAAAATACACTTTTAGGAATTAAGAGTTTTTATAAGGGTAGGCGTATTATTTTGGATTTTATGCCACATACATTTACAAGAACAAAAATTCTTTTTAGTGATTTTGTTAAAGCTTTAAGTGGTGTTGATGTATTAATTTTACATAATATATATCTCTCGGCTAGAGAAGATTTTGATCCCGATGAACTTTCTAGGAAATTATTTTTGGATCTTCAGGATTTAAATTCAAATGTTTATTTTTTTAAAGAGGTAGTTGATTCTGTTGAATTCATAAAGGGTTTGTTAAAGAAAGATGATTTGTTTATTACGATGGGGGCTGGCAATAATTTTATTTTACATGATTTTTTATAA
- a CDS encoding YicC/YloC family endoribonuclease, with protein MKSMTGFFHLEKIVENYMFSVNLKSYNGKFLEFKFRLPETLYAYEYEIRNLIAGYVSRGNVFLTVGYKEIVPTIDFTLNPNYIEAMIRLRDSLLHSNLKIKDEVSLGDFLSLKGALIVDEGVENQGMIYSSFKSVLEEVLLNYDKSRIFEGEHTKQDIISTLVLIQDDLDFLKKSQSNINDRLFLSLKENLLKLVNDFSDVNIAEEAAKMSIRLDINEEIVRLYSHIDNFYKNLESEICGKVLEFIAQEMHREITTMSNKVIDLDIRNLVLNMKLNLEKIKEQVRNIE; from the coding sequence ATGAAAAGCATGACTGGATTTTTTCATTTGGAAAAAATTGTTGAAAATTATATGTTTAGTGTTAATTTAAAATCTTATAATGGTAAATTTTTAGAGTTTAAATTTAGATTGCCTGAGACTTTATATGCGTATGAGTATGAGATAAGGAATCTTATTGCAGGCTATGTTAGTAGGGGTAATGTTTTCTTAACTGTGGGATACAAAGAAATAGTTCCAACTATTGATTTTACTTTAAACCCTAACTATATTGAGGCTATGATTCGTCTTAGGGATAGCTTGTTACATAGTAATTTAAAGATTAAGGATGAAGTAAGTCTTGGTGATTTTTTATCTTTAAAGGGAGCTTTAATTGTTGATGAGGGTGTTGAAAATCAAGGAATGATTTATAGTTCTTTTAAGAGTGTATTGGAAGAAGTTTTACTTAATTATGACAAGAGTAGAATCTTTGAAGGAGAGCATACAAAACAAGATATCATTTCAACTCTTGTTTTAATACAGGATGATTTGGATTTTTTAAAAAAATCTCAGAGTAACATCAATGATAGACTTTTCTTAAGTTTAAAGGAAAATTTATTAAAGTTAGTGAATGATTTTAGTGATGTTAATATTGCAGAAGAAGCTGCTAAAATGTCAATTCGACTAGATATTAATGAGGAAATAGTGAGGCTATATTCACACATAGATAATTTTTATAAAAACCTTGAAAGTGAGATATGTGGCAAAGTTTTGGAATTTATTGCTCAAGAAATGCATAGAGAAATTACAACAATGAGCAATAAAGTAATTGATCTTGATATTAGAAATTTAGTTTTAAATATGAAATTAAATTTGGAGAAAATAAAAGAGCAGGTAAGGAATATTGAATGA
- the cmk gene encoding (d)CMP kinase — protein MRIAVSSKSGCGNTTISGMLAKHYGLKLINYTFHDIAREKQIPFDLFYKNEIIGRNDYYWDEYLDNKLLEFSKEDNTVLASRLAIWLSKNADLKIYLYAKIEVRAERIINREGGMYSDILSTTFNRDSNDSKRYLSAYNIDVDNYVDVADLIVDTTDRTANRVFELIKDEIEKRNLI, from the coding sequence ATGAGGATAGCTGTTTCTAGTAAGAGCGGTTGTGGGAATACAACTATTAGTGGGATGCTGGCAAAGCATTATGGTTTAAAACTTATTAATTATACTTTTCATGATATAGCTAGAGAAAAACAAATACCTTTTGATTTATTTTATAAGAATGAAATCATTGGTAGAAATGATTATTATTGGGATGAATATCTTGATAATAAGTTATTGGAATTTTCCAAAGAGGATAATACAGTTCTTGCCTCCAGGCTTGCAATTTGGCTTTCAAAGAATGCTGATTTAAAAATATATCTTTATGCTAAAATAGAAGTTAGAGCAGAGAGAATCATCAATAGAGAAGGTGGGATGTATTCTGATATTTTAAGTACTACTTTTAATAGGGATTCTAATGATTCAAAGAGATATTTGTCTGCATATAATATAGATGTTGACAATTATGTAGATGTAGCTGACTTGATAGTTGATACAACGGATAGGACAGCAAATAGAGTTTTTGAGCTGATAAAAGATGAAATAGAGAAGAGAAATTTAATTTAA